A part of Prolixibacteraceae bacterium genomic DNA contains:
- a CDS encoding galactokinase has product MNIQDLKSKFIEKYGEGEVEVFFSPGRVNLIGEHTDYNGGFVFPCALTFGTYCLVRRVERPSFRFASLNLPFETELNMDQLTTPLDDKWVNYPLGVLAQFVKKEIQFDGGADLMFYGNVPNGAGLSSSAALEVVTAVAINDVFQTGLDRVELVKMSQKAEHEFAGVHCGIMDQFASGMGSKGHAIFLNCDTLEYDLVPVKLEGAKIVISNTNSPHKLDSGKYNERVAECTAAVEAISKVKPIKNLGELSLEEFNSVADAIEDQVILNRARHVVSEIQRTSDAVAELKSGNIDVFGALMNASHDSLRDDYEVTGLQLDTMVEEARKIEGVIGSRMTGGGFGGCTVSIVKDDAVDTFIEEVGKNYEARTGIKPEFYVAEIGEGGCKLS; this is encoded by the coding sequence ATGAATATACAAGATTTAAAAAGTAAGTTTATTGAGAAGTATGGAGAAGGTGAAGTAGAAGTATTTTTCTCTCCAGGTCGTGTCAATCTTATTGGTGAGCATACCGACTATAATGGTGGTTTTGTTTTCCCATGTGCGTTAACTTTTGGAACATATTGTTTGGTACGTAGAGTGGAGAGACCTTCTTTCCGTTTTGCATCACTAAATCTTCCATTCGAGACGGAGTTGAACATGGATCAACTTACTACACCACTAGATGACAAATGGGTAAACTATCCACTGGGTGTTCTTGCACAGTTTGTGAAAAAAGAGATCCAATTTGACGGTGGTGCTGATCTTATGTTTTATGGTAATGTGCCAAACGGTGCTGGACTTTCGTCATCTGCAGCATTAGAGGTTGTAACAGCCGTTGCTATTAATGATGTTTTCCAGACTGGTCTTGATCGCGTAGAGTTGGTTAAGATGAGCCAGAAGGCAGAGCATGAATTTGCTGGAGTACATTGTGGTATTATGGACCAGTTTGCTTCAGGAATGGGATCGAAAGGCCATGCTATTTTCTTGAACTGTGATACATTGGAGTATGATTTAGTACCTGTGAAATTAGAAGGTGCGAAGATCGTAATTAGTAATACTAACAGTCCTCATAAATTAGATTCAGGTAAGTATAATGAGCGTGTGGCTGAATGTACTGCTGCCGTTGAAGCTATCTCAAAAGTGAAGCCTATTAAGAACTTAGGTGAACTTAGTTTAGAGGAGTTTAATAGTGTTGCTGATGCCATTGAAGATCAGGTTATTCTTAATAGAGCACGCCACGTTGTTTCAGAGATTCAAAGAACAAGTGATGCGGTAGCAGAGCTTAAGAGTGGAAACATTGATGTGTTTGGAGCGTTGATGAATGCATCTCATGATTCTTTGAGAGATGATTATGAGGTGACAGGATTGCAGTTGGATACTATGGTTGAAGAAGCCCGTAAGATCGAAGGTGTAATTGGATCACGTATGACTGGTGGTGGATTTGGTGGATGTACGGTTTCTATCGTTAAAGATGATGCTGTAGATACATTTATCGAAGAAGTAGGAAAGAACTATGAAGCACGTACTGGTATTAAGCCAGAGTTCTATGTTGCTGAGATAGGAGAAGGTGGTTGTAAATTGAGCTAA
- a CDS encoding UDP-glucose--hexose-1-phosphate uridylyltransferase, with product MNPLTGEWVLVSPHRSKRPWQGQVEKVVEEQRPAYDETCYLCPGNERIGGEKNPQYDAPYSFVNDFSALLKDTPEGGVAEDDLFISDSVKGICKVICFSPRHDLTVPEMEVGEIKKVVDLWQTEYRELGAKEEINYVQIFENKGSIMGCSNPHPHGQIWASSMVPNEPQKKSERQLEYFQKNGRTLLSAYVEKEQDKDERILAENEHFIALIPYWAVWPFETMIVSKRQVSSLDLFTEEEKLGLADMYKKLTVMYDNLFEVSFAYSAGIHQAPTDGLDHPEWHFHMMFYPPLLRSATVKKFMVGYEMLGMPQRDITAEGAAKRLRSLSTVHYKQRS from the coding sequence ATGAACCCCTTAACAGGGGAGTGGGTATTGGTTTCTCCACATCGTTCTAAGAGACCGTGGCAAGGTCAAGTAGAAAAGGTGGTTGAAGAGCAACGTCCGGCATATGATGAGACGTGTTATTTGTGTCCAGGGAATGAGCGTATCGGTGGAGAGAAGAATCCTCAGTATGATGCACCATATTCATTTGTGAATGATTTTAGTGCGTTATTGAAGGATACTCCTGAAGGCGGTGTTGCAGAAGATGATCTGTTTATCTCAGATAGTGTAAAAGGTATCTGTAAGGTTATCTGTTTCTCCCCACGTCATGATTTAACCGTTCCAGAGATGGAAGTGGGAGAGATCAAAAAAGTGGTTGATCTGTGGCAAACAGAGTATCGTGAGCTAGGAGCAAAGGAGGAGATCAATTACGTTCAGATATTTGAGAATAAAGGAAGTATTATGGGTTGCTCTAATCCACACCCTCATGGGCAGATATGGGCTTCTAGTATGGTACCAAATGAGCCTCAAAAGAAGAGTGAACGTCAATTGGAATATTTTCAGAAGAATGGACGTACATTGTTATCTGCTTATGTAGAGAAAGAGCAAGATAAAGATGAGCGTATTTTGGCAGAAAATGAACATTTTATTGCTTTGATACCTTATTGGGCCGTTTGGCCATTTGAGACAATGATTGTGAGTAAGCGTCAGGTCTCTTCTCTAGATCTATTTACAGAAGAGGAGAAACTAGGTTTAGCTGATATGTATAAGAAGCTAACGGTGATGTATGATAACTTATTTGAAGTCTCTTTTGCTTATTCTGCTGGAATACATCAAGCGCCGACAGACGGTCTGGATCATCCGGAATGGCATTTCCATATGATGTTCTATCCGCCGTTATTACGTTCGGCAACAGTTAAGAAGTTTATGGTTGGATACGAAATGTTAGGTATGCCACAACGCGATATTACTGCGGAAGGGGCTGCCAAACGTTTACGTAGTCTATCGACCGTTCACTATAAACAAAGATCCTAA
- a CDS encoding metallophosphoesterase has translation MKYDIIGDVHGHASLLKMLLKELGYQENDGVWFHRERKAIYCGDFINRGPEIVETFEIVKRMCEGGHAYAVLGNHEFSLMIWHSFKGKDLMKPNLVKKAGRLCKSTRLAFKEQELSLKEYVKWLRSLPLFLEFDGFRVVHASWSEKAVGIISSLRGDQSWRKSEIREMVLDNGAMMNAVSLLVHGPIMTMPKDIKVYCSRGLNRKVFRLKWWCTPLPDTFREICFEGRYTLPEYTIPKEIMPSVEVYSPSAPAVFCGHYCRADGAQLLSHNIVCVDSCISHSNMLSAYKHSIRASITRDNFVTVSGAGEEH, from the coding sequence ATGAAATATGATATAATAGGAGATGTTCATGGACATGCATCTCTTCTAAAGATGTTGTTAAAGGAGTTAGGATATCAGGAGAATGATGGTGTATGGTTTCATCGTGAACGAAAAGCTATCTATTGTGGTGATTTTATTAATCGTGGACCTGAGATTGTTGAAACATTCGAGATTGTTAAGCGTATGTGTGAAGGTGGGCATGCGTATGCAGTTCTAGGTAACCATGAGTTTAGTTTGATGATATGGCATTCGTTTAAAGGAAAAGATCTGATGAAGCCTAATCTGGTAAAGAAAGCTGGACGTCTTTGTAAATCGACACGGTTGGCATTCAAGGAGCAGGAGTTATCATTGAAAGAGTATGTTAAGTGGTTACGCAGTTTACCTCTATTTTTAGAGTTTGATGGGTTTAGGGTAGTGCATGCCTCTTGGAGTGAGAAAGCAGTTGGGATTATCTCGAGTTTACGAGGGGATCAAAGTTGGCGAAAGTCAGAGATTAGAGAGATGGTGTTGGATAATGGTGCTATGATGAACGCAGTGTCGCTGTTGGTTCATGGTCCAATAATGACTATGCCGAAGGATATTAAAGTATATTGTAGTAGGGGATTGAATCGTAAAGTCTTTCGTCTGAAATGGTGGTGTACACCTTTGCCAGATACGTTCCGTGAGATATGTTTTGAGGGGAGATATACCCTTCCTGAATATACTATTCCTAAGGAAATAATGCCATCAGTAGAGGTCTATTCTCCATCTGCTCCAGCAGTTTTCTGTGGTCATTATTGTAGAGCAGATGGGGCACAATTGTTATCTCATAATATTGTCTGTGTGGACTCTTGTATTAGTCACTCTAATATGTTGTCTGCCTATAAGCACAGTATCCGAGCATCTATAACACGAGATAATTTTGTTACGGTATCAGGTGCTGGTGAGGAGCATTAA
- a CDS encoding threonylcarbamoyl-AMP synthase, producing MYISIHPESPQQRNMDQAIAVLETGGVIIYPTDTIYGIGCNINESKAIDRVAKIKGIKAEKASFSFICHDFTQLSQYCKPISNDVFKLMKRLLPGPYTFILEANHKVPKMLKNKKKTIGIRIPDNQIIRDLVEQLGSPILSTSVYDKDELIEYTTDPELIYERYENQVDLMIDGGSGGNIPSTVIDCTKGNFEVIRQGLGILD from the coding sequence ATGTACATCTCTATTCATCCAGAGTCTCCACAACAACGCAATATGGATCAAGCCATTGCTGTACTTGAAACGGGTGGTGTGATAATTTACCCTACGGATACCATCTATGGTATTGGTTGTAATATCAATGAATCCAAAGCCATTGATCGCGTCGCCAAAATTAAGGGAATTAAAGCAGAAAAAGCATCTTTTTCGTTTATTTGTCACGACTTCACACAGCTTTCACAATACTGTAAGCCGATATCCAATGATGTTTTTAAACTAATGAAAAGACTACTCCCTGGTCCATACACTTTTATACTAGAAGCAAATCATAAAGTACCAAAGATGCTCAAGAATAAAAAGAAGACCATTGGTATTCGTATTCCTGACAACCAAATTATTCGAGATCTAGTCGAACAGTTGGGATCTCCAATACTTTCCACTTCAGTATATGACAAAGATGAACTCATCGAGTATACCACCGACCCTGAATTAATTTATGAGAGATACGAAAACCAAGTAGACCTTATGATCGACGGGGGTAGCGGAGGCAACATTCCATCTACTGTTATTGATTGCACCAAAGGCAATTTCGAAGTAATACGACAAGGGTTAGGTATTTTGGATTAA